One region of Polynucleobacter sp. Adler-ghost genomic DNA includes:
- the thiL gene encoding thiamine-phosphate kinase — translation MQSQTSSLGEFDLIQRFFKTQSELMLVSNPGSVKLGIGDDCALLKTDPAEEIAITSDMLVCGRHFFPDANPEWLGWKALAVNLSDLAAMGARPLGFTLALALPEANSAWLEAFSKGLFTIANQFACPLIGGDTTAGPLNICITAFGSIPKDEAIRRTGALAGDDIWVSGAVGDARLALAALRHELELKNGDLEIIEARMHQPTPRVHLGIALRGIANSALDISDGLLGDLRHILKQSGKDAEIFLDRIPKSTTLRKQSQTIQNQYAATGGDDYELCFTAASSSRDAITKISEDLNLPLTQIGSIKSMQSSAPEIHIVGNDGKELDTQEAGLLLKSFDHFA, via the coding sequence ATGCAATCTCAAACCTCCTCGCTCGGCGAATTTGATCTCATTCAGCGTTTCTTTAAAACGCAGTCGGAACTCATGCTTGTCAGCAACCCCGGCTCAGTAAAGCTGGGGATTGGCGATGATTGCGCACTACTAAAAACTGACCCCGCTGAGGAAATTGCTATTACCAGCGATATGTTGGTATGTGGCAGACACTTTTTTCCAGACGCTAATCCAGAGTGGCTAGGCTGGAAAGCCCTAGCAGTCAACCTCTCAGACCTAGCGGCTATGGGCGCTAGGCCGCTGGGTTTCACACTCGCACTGGCACTGCCTGAGGCAAATTCAGCTTGGTTAGAGGCCTTTAGCAAAGGTTTATTTACCATCGCCAATCAATTTGCTTGTCCACTCATTGGCGGCGACACTACCGCTGGTCCACTCAATATTTGTATCACCGCTTTTGGCAGCATCCCAAAAGACGAGGCCATTCGTAGAACAGGGGCATTGGCAGGTGATGACATTTGGGTTTCCGGTGCCGTTGGTGATGCCCGACTTGCCCTTGCTGCACTGCGTCATGAGTTGGAATTAAAAAACGGGGATTTGGAAATCATTGAGGCTCGCATGCATCAACCCACCCCTAGAGTTCATTTAGGCATTGCCTTAAGAGGCATTGCCAATTCTGCTCTAGATATCTCTGATGGCCTGTTGGGTGATCTGAGGCATATCCTCAAGCAATCAGGCAAGGATGCAGAAATCTTCTTAGACCGAATCCCAAAATCGACAACATTGCGTAAGCAATCGCAAACTATTCAGAATCAATACGCAGCGACTGGTGGTGATGATTACGAGCTATGTTTTACTGCAGCAAGCAGTTCAAGAGATGCGATCACCAAAATCAGTGAGGACTTAAATCTTCCACTCACCCAAATTGGCAGCATCAAATCCATGCAATCCTCGGCACCTGAGATACACATCGTCGGTAACGATGGAAAAGAATTGGATACTCAAGAAGCGGGTTTACTACTGAAATCTTTTGATCACTTCGCATGA
- a CDS encoding NADP-dependent malic enzyme, whose protein sequence is MSKPSNSSKEQQIADLRAAALHYHEFPTPGKIEIAPTKQLTNQRDLALAYTPGVAAPCEEIVKDPANAFKYTARGNLVGVITNGTAVLGLGNIGPLASKPVMEGKAVLFKKFAGIDVFDIEVNENDPDKLVEIIAALEPTFGGINLEDIKAPDCFIVERKLRARMKIPVFHDDQHGTAIVVAAAILNGLKVVGKDVANVKLVTSGAGAAALACLDLLVDLGIPRKNIWVTDLVGVAYKGRQELMDPQKEPFCQETDLRTLDQVIEGADIFLGLSAGGVLKQSMVKKMADKPLIYALANPTPEILPEEVKEVRPDAVMATGRTDYPNQVNNVLCFPFIFRGALDVGATTITRGMEVAAVKAVAELARAEQSEIVTSVYGIENLSFGPEYLIPKPFDPRLITVIAPAVAKAAMEDGVALRPIKDFDAYRNQLQQFVYHSGTLMKPLFSIAKGVPAAQKRIVFAEGEDERVLRAVQIIIDEHLATPILIGRPAVIEHRIDKFGLRIKAGEDFEIVNPESDSRFRDFWQTYLGLTERKGVTESFAKLEMRRRNSLIGSIMISKGMADGMICGTVGNLATHLKYIDEVVGQEPGANVYGAMSGLILPGRQVFLVDTHVNIDPTAEQLAELTLMAANEMRKLGIAPKVALLSHSNFGSSSAPSAVKMRDVLALIQKADPSLEVDGEMHGDSALDETIRAGAVTSSPLKGDANLLVLPNIDAANISYNLLKTAAGNGIAIGPLLLGVAKPIHILTPAATVRRIVNVTTLAVVEAASNARGAA, encoded by the coding sequence ATGAGCAAACCAAGCAATAGCAGTAAAGAACAGCAAATAGCGGATTTAAGGGCGGCTGCTCTTCACTATCATGAGTTTCCAACTCCGGGGAAGATTGAAATCGCCCCAACGAAGCAGCTAACCAATCAGCGTGACTTGGCCCTAGCTTATACGCCAGGCGTTGCTGCGCCTTGCGAGGAAATTGTTAAAGATCCCGCGAATGCTTTCAAATATACCGCTCGAGGTAATTTAGTTGGTGTGATAACCAACGGTACCGCAGTATTGGGTCTAGGAAATATTGGCCCATTGGCTAGTAAGCCGGTGATGGAAGGTAAAGCAGTTCTTTTTAAGAAATTTGCTGGCATTGATGTTTTTGATATTGAAGTTAATGAAAACGATCCAGATAAATTAGTTGAAATCATTGCAGCGCTCGAGCCTACTTTTGGCGGTATCAACCTAGAAGACATCAAAGCCCCAGATTGTTTTATTGTTGAGCGCAAGTTGCGAGCACGTATGAAGATTCCGGTCTTTCATGATGACCAACATGGAACTGCAATTGTGGTTGCTGCTGCGATTCTGAATGGCTTAAAAGTAGTCGGTAAAGATGTCGCTAATGTGAAATTAGTCACTTCTGGTGCTGGCGCTGCTGCATTAGCTTGTTTAGATTTATTAGTTGACCTTGGTATCCCGCGTAAGAATATTTGGGTTACTGACTTAGTTGGTGTTGCATACAAAGGTCGTCAAGAATTAATGGATCCGCAAAAGGAGCCGTTCTGTCAGGAGACAGATTTACGCACTCTAGATCAAGTGATTGAAGGCGCTGATATTTTTTTAGGCCTTTCAGCTGGCGGTGTTCTGAAGCAATCGATGGTGAAGAAGATGGCTGATAAGCCATTGATCTATGCCTTGGCAAATCCAACTCCTGAGATTCTGCCTGAGGAGGTAAAGGAAGTTCGTCCTGACGCGGTGATGGCAACTGGCCGTACTGATTACCCAAACCAAGTAAATAACGTGTTGTGCTTTCCATTTATCTTCCGCGGTGCATTAGACGTTGGCGCTACCACCATCACGCGTGGCATGGAAGTCGCAGCGGTTAAGGCTGTGGCGGAGTTGGCACGTGCTGAGCAGAGCGAAATAGTGACCTCGGTATACGGTATTGAGAACTTGTCTTTTGGTCCGGAGTACTTAATTCCGAAGCCGTTTGATCCGCGTTTGATTACCGTCATCGCACCCGCTGTTGCTAAGGCGGCCATGGAGGACGGCGTAGCTCTGCGCCCAATTAAAGACTTCGATGCTTACCGCAATCAATTACAACAATTTGTGTACCACTCCGGTACTTTGATGAAGCCATTGTTTAGCATTGCTAAGGGAGTGCCTGCCGCTCAAAAACGGATTGTGTTTGCTGAAGGTGAGGATGAGCGCGTATTGCGTGCAGTACAAATCATTATTGATGAGCATTTAGCAACACCAATTCTGATCGGTCGTCCTGCGGTAATTGAGCACCGCATTGACAAGTTCGGATTACGTATTAAAGCGGGTGAAGACTTTGAGATCGTGAACCCAGAGAGTGACTCACGCTTCCGTGATTTCTGGCAAACGTATTTAGGCTTGACTGAGCGTAAGGGTGTTACCGAATCTTTTGCTAAGCTAGAAATGCGTCGCCGCAATAGCTTGATCGGATCCATCATGATTAGTAAAGGCATGGCTGATGGCATGATCTGTGGCACCGTTGGCAATTTAGCAACCCATTTGAAGTACATCGATGAGGTGGTCGGTCAAGAGCCGGGTGCCAATGTGTATGGCGCCATGTCTGGATTAATTTTGCCGGGTCGCCAAGTCTTCTTGGTCGATACCCATGTGAATATCGATCCAACAGCAGAACAATTGGCTGAACTCACCTTGATGGCTGCAAACGAAATGCGTAAATTGGGCATAGCGCCTAAGGTGGCGCTCTTGTCCCATTCCAACTTCGGTTCAAGTAGCGCTCCATCTGCAGTCAAAATGCGTGACGTTCTCGCTTTGATTCAAAAAGCAGACCCTAGTCTTGAAGTGGATGGTGAAATGCACGGTGATAGCGCTTTGGATGAAACTATTCGCGCCGGTGCGGTTACTTCATCACCGCTAAAAGGTGATGCTAATTTGTTAGTTCTGCCAAATATTGATGCTGCCAATATTTCTTACAACTTATTGAAGACGGCTGCCGGTAACGGTATCGCAATCGGACCATTACTTTTAGGGGTTGCTAAGCCAATTCATATTTTGACGCCAGCAGCTACAGTGCGTCGTATCGTCAATGTGACTACCTTGGCGGTAGTTGAAGCTGCAAGTAACGCTAGAGGGGCGGCCTAA
- a CDS encoding barstar family protein — MNNRSENGTTVGFDEHSRAESWDSNDRLETESSAANIYAEGGLSRLQTYAANQVSGKKVTASWRAALAVRDAGPPAMLRSVRPNIVQSIRAFRTPDLQEAATELGQHFIYANCANAMTKGEVLEAIAIAYTFTKQQAKNFDPLLDALTTTVDKSGPQPGFVVVLEGLPCTQKFDKEARETLLDVFRDAVDFWSERRTPYRVFYSFA; from the coding sequence ATGAATAATCGCTCTGAAAACGGCACTACAGTAGGCTTTGACGAACACAGTCGGGCTGAAAGTTGGGATAGTAACGATCGACTCGAAACCGAGTCATCCGCTGCCAATATCTATGCTGAGGGCGGTTTATCTCGTTTACAAACCTATGCAGCAAATCAAGTTTCGGGGAAAAAAGTGACTGCTTCTTGGCGTGCCGCTTTGGCCGTTCGCGATGCCGGACCGCCGGCAATGTTGCGCAGTGTGCGCCCTAATATCGTGCAATCTATTCGTGCTTTTCGCACTCCTGATCTTCAGGAGGCGGCTACTGAACTTGGCCAGCATTTCATTTACGCAAATTGTGCAAATGCAATGACTAAAGGCGAAGTTTTAGAGGCGATTGCAATTGCTTACACCTTTACCAAGCAACAGGCGAAGAATTTCGATCCTTTATTGGACGCTTTGACGACAACTGTTGATAAGTCTGGCCCTCAGCCAGGTTTTGTAGTGGTGCTCGAAGGTTTGCCTTGTACTCAGAAGTTTGACAAAGAGGCCCGTGAGACCCTGCTAGATGTATTCCGTGATGCTGTGGACTTTTGGTCTGAACGCCGCACACCGTATCGCGTGTTCTACTCTTTTGCTTAA
- a CDS encoding 16S rRNA (uracil(1498)-N(3))-methyltransferase, producing the protein MPQFYLPGPWENQKPNTLTPELAHHLRVRRIQVGEFFPIFDGNGQVALAKLLSLSNKSGEAELSDIRQDTHRESPYAITLAQGLAGGDKMDWVVEKAIETGAQLIAPLQCERSVIKLTRSSDAERAQKRLLHWQGIVQAACEQCDRTVLATVEPVQSFASYLQKTQKAKLKLLLSPDTDKSLYSVLVDNPPQDVILMIGPEGGHSPEEEAQAQAAGYQIVSLGDRVLRTETAGIVAITVVHSIWGPEMQNRLK; encoded by the coding sequence ATGCCTCAATTTTATCTTCCCGGCCCATGGGAAAACCAAAAGCCAAATACCCTCACCCCCGAGCTTGCACATCACCTGCGCGTGCGCCGTATCCAAGTTGGAGAATTTTTCCCCATCTTTGATGGAAATGGCCAAGTTGCCCTAGCCAAACTCCTTTCCCTCAGCAATAAATCGGGGGAAGCCGAGTTGAGCGATATTCGCCAAGACACTCATCGTGAGAGCCCGTATGCCATTACTCTGGCGCAAGGGCTTGCTGGGGGCGACAAAATGGATTGGGTGGTTGAAAAGGCTATAGAGACTGGGGCTCAGCTTATTGCCCCATTACAGTGTGAGCGCTCAGTGATTAAATTAACCCGCTCTAGTGATGCTGAACGTGCCCAAAAGCGTCTTTTGCACTGGCAAGGCATTGTTCAAGCAGCTTGCGAACAATGTGATCGCACAGTCTTAGCTACAGTAGAGCCTGTTCAAAGTTTTGCAAGTTATCTACAGAAGACTCAAAAAGCTAAACTTAAACTACTTTTAAGCCCAGATACTGATAAAAGCTTATATTCTGTTTTAGTGGATAACCCACCGCAGGATGTCATTTTGATGATTGGGCCCGAAGGTGGACACTCCCCAGAAGAGGAAGCACAAGCTCAGGCAGCCGGTTATCAAATAGTTTCTCTGGGTGATCGCGTATTGAGAACTGAAACTGCTGGAATTGTGGCTATTACTGTTGTTCACAGTATTTGGGGCCCAGAAATGCAAAATCGCCTCAAATAG